DNA from Halodesulfovibrio sp.:
AGCGTCACCACCAGCAGTGTTAAAGAACACAAGGTAGGTAGGAGCGTTATCAAGGAATGAGGAAAGAAGACCGGTGAGCCAGAAGTACATGGTGTTCACAGGTTCGCCGTTGCTTGTAACCATGTTGATTACAGAAGCAAGAGCACCGTGCTCGCCAGCTTTCAGGATAGCGATAGCTGGGATCATGGACATAAAGATACCGATGAACAGCTTGCCAACTTCAAGGATCGGGAACCAGTTGAAGTCGTTAAGACGACGGCATTCGTTGTCGGTAAGTTTAAGAGAAAGACCAGTGATGATAAGCAGAAGAACGTCACGAACAAGGTTCTGAAGTTCAACATGTACGTGATAGATGTTGAAGCTTACGTGCGGGTTCCACATACCGGACATAAGTACAGCACCGATAACACCGAGGAGCAACAAGAGGTTAACTTTACCATCAAGAGCAAGCTTCGCGTCTGAACCGCAGTCGTAGATCTGACGACCATTTTCAAAACGGCAGCTACGGGTAACAGCTTTTTCGTCATTATCGCAGCAATCGGACGGAGGTACTGGTTTGCCTTCTTTAGCAAAGAGCATTGTGTCGATACCGAAGTAGAGAGCAAGCAAAATTGCAGCAGCAAACAACATGAGAGGCAGCATGTGAGTGGTGGTCCAGAAGAAGGAAACACCTTTCAGGAAACCGAGGAAGAGTGGTGGGTCACCAAGTGGAGTAAGGGAACCACCGATGTTTGCTACAAGGAAAATGAAGAATACAACGGTGTGTACTTTAAATTTACGGTGTGCATTCGCGCGAAGAAGCGGACGAATGAGGAGCATTGCTGCGCCTGTAGTACCCATCCAGCTTGCGAGCATAGTACCGATAAGCAGGATGACAGTGTTTACAATTGGAGTACCGACAAGGTTACCTTTAAGGCGAACGCCACCTGCTACTGTAAACAGAGCAAGAAGAAGAACGATGAACGGAATGTACTCGAGAAGCAGTGCATGAAGTGCTTCGTACAGCGCAAGGGAGAAACCATATGCCATTGTAAACGGCACGAGGAAACAGAGTGCCCAGAAAACAGACACTTTACCAAAGTTGTTGTGCCAGAAATGTGGCGCAGCAATTGGACCAATTGCAATTGAAAGCAGCATACAAGCGAATGGAATTACCCAAATCGCAGAAAGCGTTGACCCATCGAGATGCGGCGCACCGTGAGATGCGGACGCAAATGCCATAGCAGGGAGCAACACACCTGCTAAAGCCAAGCTAAGGCTTGAAAAAAATTTAGATTTCAAAAAATTAAACACAGCGTAAGACTCCTTCATACAAGTTGCGTATCAAAAGATACAAAGCGGATATACCTATGGAATGCTCAATAAAACACGAACTATTGACATTTCATATTGCGTGTGGGTGCAATAAAATTCGGTATATTCACGGACTTCTTGGGTTAAGTAGAAGATAAGTGGCTCTTTTACTCGTACACAATGCACATTTCAATAGATTCACCGGAAAAAAATATGATTTGCAGCAAGTTAGTTGTTTTAGCTTTGAAAATCGTTTGGTTAGATAATCAAATTTTTTTGCCGATAATCAAATATATAACCGGTTTCACTATGTCCGTTCACTGCGTGACAAGAGTTGTAAAAGCCTGTACACCCAACTCGCGTAACTTTTCAAGAAAGAAATTGGTTTGATATCAAAATGGGTATCAGCATGCAGTGCTGTTGCAGCATAATATCTAAAGCGGTGTAGCTAATTTTGTACGTAATTTGTATGATTACGGCGCATTGTGTCAAAAAAAGTATGTTCTGTGGCAGCATGCCGATATTACAATAACAACACGCCTGTTGCAGGGGCAGCTCCCGGCATACGTACAGGTCATAATGGTATGCAGATGACAAAAGAAAGAACACCTGAAAGAACCGCTAAGCTCGAACGAGTATTAAAGCTTCGTCAAAAAGATTTGACTCTGGTTATGGCTAATGTGCATGACCCGCATAACGTATCCGCTATTTTGCGTAGCTGTGATGCCTTTGGTGTGCCGAAAGTACATCTTTATTATACTGATACTCCGTTTCCAAAACTTGGAAACAAATCTTCTGCATCTGCACGGAAATGGGTAGATACTGAGCGTCACGATAATACTGATGAGCTTATGAAGTCCCTTCGTGCACAAGGTATGAAAGTCCTTGCTACAAGTTGCTCTCCTAATGCTAAACCGCTTCGTGAGTACGATCTTTCAGAGCCAACCGCTGTCATTATGGGAAATGAACACCGTGGGACGGATCCGGAGCTTGTAGAAGTTGCGGACGGTGAGGTGTACATTCCAATGTTCGGTATGATTCAGAGCTTTAACGTGTCTGTTGCAGCTGCGGTGATTCTTTCTGAAGCATCACGTCAACGTCAGATTGCAGGTAAATACGATCAGCCAACCTATTCTGAAGAAGAGTATAAAGAAGTTCTTGAAGATTGGTTGGAACGCTAGTCTGATACCACATACTGTTTTTCATCGGACACGGGGAACATAGTTTTTTCCATCCTACAGGATGACAGATTATTAGCATCCACAGAATTTTTGCACGCTTACACTGCATAATTTAGATGCAATAAGGCTGCGGGGTTGTGAAATGAATGAGGGCTATCCTAGCAATAGGATAGCCCTTTTTTTGTACATTGTAGTGGAGCACAAGCCGTATAGTTGTCAGAAGAAACGTGCTGGCATCGCAGATAAAAGTCTTTGGAGAGTCCAGAGAAGCTTTCTACAGAAAGGAGCTCTGGTCGTCGAAGACAAAAAACTCAATAGCAAATTACTCGTATTGGATATCTCTGCTACAACAGCCCCAAATCTGTAAGCCAGCCTTCATAGAGAGCCTGAAGCTGAACTTCTTTTGCTTTTCGTGCCCAGTTTGCAAGTCCGGCAGCTTTTTTTGTTAGTGTTCCAATGTCTTCAAGCTGGTTGTCAATGTGCTCAAGTTTGTCATTTGCCATTTGGAGTAGACTGTCATTGTTCGCAGCTTCTGCAACAGCTGCCAGTTTGCGGTAGAGCGGCAGCATTGGGAAGAAAAATGTCTGTAGCAGTCTAATGCCACAGGCTTCTTCAAATCTTCCTGTCGATTCGAGGTATGCAGCAAGTTGAACATAGCCTGTCTGCCAAAGCGGTTCTTCAATAATGAGCGCAAGGCATGTTGAAGGGTCAGGCGACTCCATCATTTGCTCGTTTAACTCCTGCTCCCGTTCTGGGGTGAGCGTCATATAGCTTTCGAGCCAAGGAGAAACGGTGAACTGGTAGCCTTCATCTTGAGCAAACCGATGCTTGTCAGGTCCGAAGCATCCCTTGCAGCGGTCATTGAGTCGCATGGTATCAATGCTGAGATCATCCTCGATGACTGATGTTGTGTTGTCCGGTTCAAGCAGCGTTGCCTGAGGAACGATATCGATATTCTGGTCGTTGTTACGGATTGCGCAACATAGTTCGAGAACTTCCATTCCGGTTTTATATTTTGTGTCGAACTGCCCAGCGTCCTCAAATGTGCTACTACGCATACACATGCCGTTTACAGGCACAGCCTGAAACGAGCGCGGCTTTGTGACAGCAGGATGTGTTGCCGGGAAAGACGCAAAAAGTGGCTGCGCCCGTAAAGAAGGTGTAAATGTGGTTCCGCAGCTTTGAACACGCCCTGATTGTGGACAGATAAGCAGTGGTGCTGCAATGCCGGTGGCAGGGTTGCTCGAAAGATATGTCAGCAGCGACGTAATTGCATCTGTCGTGATCTGTGTTCCTGCTTCGAGGAAAAAGAGGTAATCACCCTTTGCTGCGGTTGCCGCATTGTTGAAAGCACGTGCCCTATCTGCTGGAGCGGTGATTTCGAGAACAGCAGGGCGCACAGGTAATAAGGGTGCGGCTTCGTTAATGAGTGTAGATACTGCTGGCACTATCTCGCTGCTTGCAGCAATGAGCACTTCGTACTCAATGTCGCTTGGTAGAGCAGTAAAAGAAGCAATAGATAATGCCGCAGCCTCAGTAGAGCTGGTGCATGAAACAAGAATGGAAAGTGTTGTTGTCATAGGATGTATCTTGCGGTTAGTGAATTCGATAAAATCGGGCGTTGCCATATATAATGATACGTATAAACAAGTAAACACAAACTGAGGGTCACGAAGAGATTACCTCTGTAACGGCTGAAGCGTATACCCGATTGCTGAAATATTGTGTTAGTAAACGTATCTCGCAAAACAGGCAACCGTTCTTGAGACAGGACATGCCAACAAGAGGAGTTATGCGAAGCAGGACAAGGGGCTGATACAGTTTTGTGGGAACTTGATACACGTTGAGACGTTAAAAGTGTCTCAGGAAGGGAGGGTTTGCATCTTAGAACGGAGTCATATATACCCTGTTCATCTTAAAAACTGATACTGACTTTTTAACGAAAAGTTACGGAAAATCAATGAGTAAGATCGACCTCGCAATACAAACACGACATTGGCGGAAGCCAATGCAGGTTTGGTGCGGGGTAAGTGAAAGGGTGCAGGGCATACGTCCTGTTTCGGATCTGGTACAGTTATGCGGATGGAACGTGTAATTTTGCCGGATTTTTTATTTGTAGCTGCACGAAGCGTGCAGGAGAATCATGAGTATTTTTAATCGCAAGTCAGAGGTGCTTATTACATGTCCCCGTGGGGCAGCACCTATCTTGGCTGAAGAAATCAAGCAACTCAATTTCCCGGTTAAACACGAGCTTACTGCTGCGGTGGAAACCTTCACAACAATAGCTGGCTGCATGCGGTTGAATTTGCATTTGCGTACAGCGCAGCGTGTTCAATTTCAACTGGCATCATTCAAAGCCTACACAGCCGACGATGTATACAAGTACATTCGTGAATACATCGACTGGGACGAAATTATTACCCCAGACGGCTACCTCTCTATCTCATCTTTTGTTCAAAACGATTCCATTCGTGATACTCGGTATGCCAACGTTCGAGTAAAAGACGCTATTTGTGACTTTATGCGCGATAAGCATGGTCGCAGACCGGATTCTGGTCCTGAGCAAACAGGTACTGTACTGTTTCTGCATTGGGTTCAGAACCGTTGTAAGCTCTATCTCGATACTTCCGGCGAACCGCTAAACCGTCGCGGATACCGTAAGCTTCCTTGGGCTGCGCCAATGTCTGAACCGCTTGGTGCGGCAGCGTTGCTGGCGAGTGGCTGGGATAGAAAAAGCAATGTTGTGAACCCAATGTGCGGTAGTGGTACTCTTGCTATCGAAGCTGCACTTCTGGGGCTGAACAGTGCACCGGGACTTATGCGCGATAACTACGGTTTTATGCATCTGCCTGATTTCGATCAGGGACGTTGGGATAGCCTTCTTGATGAAGCTGAAGCAAATGAGCTTGGCGGTCTTGATTTTAGAATCATAGCAACCGATCAGAGTAAAGAAGCTGTTGAAGCTGCCAAAAAGAACGCAATTGCAGCGGGGGTTGATCGCTACATTGAATTTGATGTGTGCGACTTCCGTAAGACTGAAATTCCAGACGGTGGTGGCATTGTAATCATGAACCCTGAGTACGGTGAACGTCTAGGCGACGTACGCTTCCTTGGCGATGTGTACAAAGGCATCGGTGACTTCTTTAAACAGAAGTGTCAGGGCTACGACGGGTTTATTTTTACAGGTAACATGGACTTGGCAAAACAGGTCGGCTTGCGAACATTTAAGCGCCTTACATTCTTTAGTGCTAAAATTGAATGTAAGCTGTTTGGATACAAGCTGTACTCTGGTTCTAAAAAAGCAAGTAAGCAGAACTAACGTAGCAGAACTTTCATTTTTAGACGATAACAGCTATTGATGTTACCGTAATACTTCCACTTTTAATACATATTGGACGAATACAGTGTCTGACTCCAAACGCTATTCAAAGGTTACTCCTGTATCTTGGGAGTTGTTGCAAAGAGATGCCAAGCAACTTGCTTGGGATTTACTTAATAAAGGTACCTGGAAAGGCATTTACGCCGTTACACGCGGTGGACTTGTTCCTGCTGCCATTCTCGCAAGAGAAATGGAAATTTACCAAATTGAAACCATCTGCCTGAACAGCTACAGCTGGAAGAATCAGGGCGAGATGAATATTTTGAAAGAAGCACACGGAGACGGCGAAGGCTGGTTGATAATTGATGATCTGGTGGATACCGGAGGAACAGCGCGTGTTGTACGAGAAATGTTGCCAAAGGCACATTTTGCAACGCTCTACGCTAAACCGGAAGGTAAGCCGCTGGTGGATACATTTATTCGTGAATACACTCAGGATACATGGATTTTATTCCCTTGGGATTCTGAAGTGCAGTTTACGGAGCCGCTGGCAAAGCGGGTTAGTGACAGCTAGTTAGTATATATGGGGAGTTGCAGGGAACTTCTGCGACTCCCGTTTATTTAGGCACTTATGTTTCATGGGAGGAAACAATGCGTAAAGTAGTGGGTATTGCAATTCTTGCAGCTATGGTTGCTGTAGCCGGTTTTGGCGCAACTGTAGCACAGGCTAAAGATTTGAAAGTCGGTTTTATTTATGTATCACCTGTTGGTGATGCTGGTTACTCCTACGCCCATGATATGGGGCGTCAGGCTGTTGAAAAAATGGAAGGCGTAGAAACTTCCTATGTTGAGTCTGTACCGGAAGGCGCAGACGCAACCCGTGTTATCAACAATATGGCGCGCAAAGGTTTTGATATAATCTTCGGCACCAGCTTTGGTTACATGGACCCAATGCTCAAAGTAGCAAAGAAATTTCCTAAAACAACCTTTATGCACTGCTCAGGGTATAAAACAGCACCGAATATGTCCGCATACTTCGGACGCATTTAC
Protein-coding regions in this window:
- a CDS encoding sodium:proton antiporter produces the protein MAFASASHGAPHLDGSTLSAIWVIPFACMLLSIAIGPIAAPHFWHNNFGKVSVFWALCFLVPFTMAYGFSLALYEALHALLLEYIPFIVLLLALFTVAGGVRLKGNLVGTPIVNTVILLIGTMLASWMGTTGAAMLLIRPLLRANAHRKFKVHTVVFFIFLVANIGGSLTPLGDPPLFLGFLKGVSFFWTTTHMLPLMLFAAAILLALYFGIDTMLFAKEGKPVPPSDCCDNDEKAVTRSCRFENGRQIYDCGSDAKLALDGKVNLLLLLGVIGAVLMSGMWNPHVSFNIYHVHVELQNLVRDVLLLIITGLSLKLTDNECRRLNDFNWFPILEVGKLFIGIFMSMIPAIAILKAGEHGALASVINMVTSNGEPVNTMYFWLTGLLSSFLDNAPTYLVFFNTAGGDAVHLMGDMASTLLAISAGAVFMGANTYIGNAPNFMVRSIAEDQGVKMPSFFGYMAWSFGILIPTFVLITFVFIG
- a CDS encoding RNA methyltransferase, whose amino-acid sequence is MTKERTPERTAKLERVLKLRQKDLTLVMANVHDPHNVSAILRSCDAFGVPKVHLYYTDTPFPKLGNKSSASARKWVDTERHDNTDELMKSLRAQGMKVLATSCSPNAKPLREYDLSEPTAVIMGNEHRGTDPELVEVADGEVYIPMFGMIQSFNVSVAAAVILSEASRQRQIAGKYDQPTYSEEEYKEVLEDWLER
- a CDS encoding glycosyltransferase family 2 protein, whose amino-acid sequence is MTTTLSILVSCTSSTEAAALSIASFTALPSDIEYEVLIAASSEIVPAVSTLINEAAPLLPVRPAVLEITAPADRARAFNNAATAAKGDYLFFLEAGTQITTDAITSLLTYLSSNPATGIAAPLLICPQSGRVQSCGTTFTPSLRAQPLFASFPATHPAVTKPRSFQAVPVNGMCMRSSTFEDAGQFDTKYKTGMEVLELCCAIRNNDQNIDIVPQATLLEPDNTTSVIEDDLSIDTMRLNDRCKGCFGPDKHRFAQDEGYQFTVSPWLESYMTLTPEREQELNEQMMESPDPSTCLALIIEEPLWQTGYVQLAAYLESTGRFEEACGIRLLQTFFFPMLPLYRKLAAVAEAANNDSLLQMANDKLEHIDNQLEDIGTLTKKAAGLANWARKAKEVQLQALYEGWLTDLGLL
- a CDS encoding class I SAM-dependent RNA methyltransferase is translated as MSIFNRKSEVLITCPRGAAPILAEEIKQLNFPVKHELTAAVETFTTIAGCMRLNLHLRTAQRVQFQLASFKAYTADDVYKYIREYIDWDEIITPDGYLSISSFVQNDSIRDTRYANVRVKDAICDFMRDKHGRRPDSGPEQTGTVLFLHWVQNRCKLYLDTSGEPLNRRGYRKLPWAAPMSEPLGAAALLASGWDRKSNVVNPMCGSGTLAIEAALLGLNSAPGLMRDNYGFMHLPDFDQGRWDSLLDEAEANELGGLDFRIIATDQSKEAVEAAKKNAIAAGVDRYIEFDVCDFRKTEIPDGGGIVIMNPEYGERLGDVRFLGDVYKGIGDFFKQKCQGYDGFIFTGNMDLAKQVGLRTFKRLTFFSAKIECKLFGYKLYSGSKKASKQN
- the gpt gene encoding xanthine phosphoribosyltransferase; the encoded protein is MSDSKRYSKVTPVSWELLQRDAKQLAWDLLNKGTWKGIYAVTRGGLVPAAILAREMEIYQIETICLNSYSWKNQGEMNILKEAHGDGEGWLIIDDLVDTGGTARVVREMLPKAHFATLYAKPEGKPLVDTFIREYTQDTWILFPWDSEVQFTEPLAKRVSDS